The following is a genomic window from Nicotiana tabacum cultivar K326 chromosome 3, ASM71507v2, whole genome shotgun sequence.
ATGAATTCCTATTTGAATATTATCCTAACTTTTATTCAATGTTTATGTGCTACCTTGTATGTAGTGATTGTGGTGTTTATGTTGCTGCATTTGCTGAGTACAACATTCAAGGCAGCAGTATTCCTAAAGCTATTGATATTGATGGGATACGGAATCGATATGGTATATTGCTATGGGATTATGGAGTGAAGAAACAAAGAGGACATGCAGCTAGTGATGATGAGTCTACTGGTAGATTGAAGTATCAGATAAAAAAGGATAACAAGAAAAAGAGCAATTCGCATTCCATTGTTGATGACAAGTCTTTGAAGGATAACAAGAAAAAGGGCAAGACGCATGTTGGTGATGACGAGACGTTGAAGGATATCAagaaaaaagggcaagttgaagGGCAAGATGAAGTAGTTTGGGATAAGTTAACAGAAATTTCACATGTAGTTTTAATATGGAAGTAGTTTGGTTCTTATATTGTCTATGATAGGATACAGTTGCATACCTATATCACATTTTATGCTTTTTGTTTGGGATGTCTTTGAACAATATGTTTGAAATGCTAATGTTGAAATAGCTATTGCATTTTCGACAGCAAATTGGAAAGGCATGCAAGAAATATATGTTGCTTGTAATGTTACGGTTTTGCTGTGTTCATATTATGCCAGTGAATACGTGATAAGAAAACATTTAAAACCTGTCCGGTTGCATTGGGCCAGTTAACTTTACAATCTTAAGAACCGTGACAATCATTAACTGTAGCGTAAGTGTAAGATACTGTTAACTGTAGTTTTGTATATCTATCTGTATATTTTTTGGATAGTCAGAGTCTATTGTATGTAATTGTATACATATACAatttctattttgtatatttaattggTAATCCCTCTTTTTTGTATAGTTTTTATATAAtgacatctattttgtatattttttgtatagccatattattttctatttttttgtataGGAACAAAATAttacatataaattgtatagtgacagtctattttgtatatttttgtatagtaacagtcttTTTTGTATATTGTCatttattttgtatagtgacatccATAATAGTATTTGAAATAAAACTTCTACCAATACTTTCATTATGACAAAAAATAGCATCTTAATCCATACATCAGAGAGAATCTGATTGCAAATCTCATTATTTTTCCAATATTCTAATTGCAATATTCAGAagaatttttttacaaaatactAAATCACTGTAGCAACATCTACTAGTTGTCTTGAGCATTCCTGCATGTTCTTCTGTTATGTCCTTGTTTTCCACACAGTCCACATGTAACAGATTCAGTATACAGATATTCATAAAGTCCCTTGCGTCGCGACTTCGTCGGTTTTCCTAGTTTGCCCTTCACTATCGGTGGTAGGACCACATTATCTAGCACCTCTGTTGGAAGGTCCCATGTAGTTTCATCAGGAAGTAGATTAACTGGCACTTCATATGTCTTCTTGAAATATTCCTTGGTGTAATAGGCAGAACAATATTTGGGTGCTTCCATGTGTGTGTAGTCCAATACTGCCATAGCATGTGGACAAGGAATCTCATCTACTTGAAATCGTTTGCACGAGCATTCTCTTTTTTGCATGCAGACTATGTTCCGCCTTTGTTCAGCATCCATTACTACATATACATAATCGGTTGAAGGCTTCACCTAAATTTAAATAGATATTATTAGTAAAACTAAAACAAGGATATGACAAGTATTACTGTATTTTTGTCAAAGTATGTTACTCCGGCGTATGAAGTAAGACATGATAAAAGAATATTTACCGTCATCTTCTGCGACAAATAGCTATTTTCCTTTAGTACTTCATGATATTTTTGTCCTATGTCAATAAATGTACTCATTGCAGCCATTCTATTCGTATTATTCCATTCCATAACCAAATTCATCATGTAAACTAGCAAACTCATGATTGGTAGCTCTCTTGCCTCTCTGTTCCTTGCATTGAGTGACTCGGCAATATTTGAAGTCATCACCATGGATCTATTAACAGTGGAATGCACTATAGACCACTTTTTATAACCAACTTGGAATAGGTAACCCCTTACCCTCTTATCAATGTTGTCCATATCTTCCATGAGGCGATTAAAATCTTCAATTTTGTATGCTCTGGCCATTGCAAAAAATACTTCCCTCAGCCAGTCACGGTTCTTCTTGAACTGCTTCTTTATGTTATTCCAAAGATGAAAGATGCATACACAGTGAGATACCTCTGGATACACAATCGAAGCACCCCTCAATATGCTTGCATGACGATCCAATACGATGCACATCCTTTCCCTTTCCCCAAAAGCCTGTCTAAACATTTCAAAAAACCATTCCCAGGAAGCATCATTTTCAGAATCTACAACAGCGTATGCTAGTGGAAATTTTTTACATGCTTAAGCAAATAGGTAAGTATCCAcatgttatttttgttatacaCAAATAAGAACTATTTATACCATATATAATTATTATACGAGTCTGCAACATATTCACCTGCTGCATCTTGTACACTAGCTGTTAACATTATTCCTCTGTGTGATGATTTGAGGAATGTCCCATCAACCACTACGATAGGGTAACAGTATTTCCATCCTATGATTGATGCATTTAGTGCAATAAAAACATACATGAAGCGCCCGTCCTCTGACTTATGTAACCTTGTGACAAAACCAggatttgtcatatttatcatatacaagtgacCCGGCAGTTTTCTATAAGATTCACGTGGTATCCCTCTTAGTAGTTCAAGCgccttttcttttgttctatAAGCTTTTATGTAACTCATATTAATCCCATACTGTTGTTTCATGTCGCTCATGATGTCTGTCGGAgtgtatattatttttggattgGTATATTTATTGCAAATCATTTTTGCAATGGCTGACGAAGTAGCATGACGTTGTGAAAACAATCTACTCATCTCTGGGCAAGTGTGAACATCATTGAACCGTCTAACCTTGAAGACATTTGATTTGCGTAGACTTGAAGATCTAAGACTCCATTTGCAACTTTTATCCACGCATGTAAGACAAtacctatttaaaatatagtgtTATGATAATGCATTTATTCAGATTTTTACACGTGTCTCAAATAAACAAGCAGTATACATATGCAATCTCACTATACAATAACTATACATTTTTATACAGATCTGTATACAAAAATTACAGAGAAGTGCAATCTTATTATACAATAATTATACATTTCTTATACAGATCTGTATACAAAAAATTACAGAGAAGTGCAATCTCACTATACAATAACTATACATTTTTATACAGATCTGTATACAAAAATTACAGAGAAGTGCAATCTTATTATACAATAATTATACATTTTTATACAGATCTGTATACAAAAAATTACAGAGAAGTGCAATCTTATTATACAATAATTATACATTTTTATACAGatttatatacaaaaaattacTGAGAAGTGCAATCTCACTATACAATTACATTTTTTATGCAGATCTGTATACAAAAAATTACAGAGAAGTGTAATCTTATTATACAATAATTATACATTTTTTATACAGATCTGTATACAAAAAATTACAGAGAAGTGCAATCTCACTATACAATAATTATACATTTTTTATATAGATCTGTATACGAAAAATTACAGAGAAGTGTAATCTTATTATACAATAACTATACATTTTTATACAGATCTGTATACAAAAGTTACAGAGAGTGCAATCTTATTATACAATAATTATACAGTTTTTATACAAATTTGTATACAAAGAATTACAGAGAAGTGCAATCTCATAAGTAGAAATCATACCTTGTTGTAGATGATCTATCCACTATAAATTGATATTTTTTCCGTATTGCGTAGTGCTTTATTACACTAATGATTGTATTTTTGTCCCAATACAACTGACCTTCTGCAATTTCTTCATATTGTGGATTGTCTATTATACAATTTCCCTTCAATATCTCAATTTTGTCTTCCTTTACATGGTTATCCATCATTTCAACAATATTAGTTCCATGTACTTCTTCTATGTTCTGACATTGTAAACCAACTGAAGTTGTTGCGAGTAAGTTTCCagctgaagttgttgcaagtAAGTTGCCACCCAAGTATGAACTTGAATATGAGCATTCAGCACTTGAATATACAGTTTTCAATGTTATGCATAATGGATATTCAGTGATATCCAGgtttttctttttcatctccATATACAAGCGCACACTCATATCATTGTATATTGGAATTGCTACATAGCCATCCTTCATTGTATATTTTATCTCCATTGCACACTCGTAATTGAATCTCTACCCAATTGCTTGTATATCTCATCAACAAAATAATCATAGCTACAGTCCGAATTGATCAACACGCCATTAACAAGGAAATTAACAAATTTACTCTCACTTACCCATTCACCACTGTGTTGAAGTAAAATCGGAATCAAAGTTGGAACTGTATTTCAAACATTCACAATCTCCATAGACATTTGTTGATTTTGTCGATTTTGTATCAATTTCATAATTTAAGAACGAAATCTCAACTCTATTAAGCTGATTGTAGGCAGCAATTATGCAAAAAATTTGAATTTCAGCGTGAATTTTTAGGAGCTCTTCTCTGGGTTTAATCTTCAGAAACCCCAGAATTTCTTTCACAGTGTGAATAATTGGGCGACTTTTATAGCATTTGGAGGTTGAAGATTCCATACTGAATGCGTGAATTTAGGATACAAAATCGATTAGGACTGCTTTCCTTTTCGTTTGCGTTGAGCGTATGATTTCAGCTTTTCCAGTTGCTAGCCTTTGTTATTGTTTTGAGGCTATTACTTGTAAGGGGTTATTTTGTGGCTATCAGGTGATATAAGTTTGGCCCTAGTGGCTATAAATGAAGTTTGCTCAAAATAAAAGTGGTATGTTATATAAGGTGGAATCCAATGTGTCGTTCtaacattttcttttcctttttttaagaATCAACTTTTATAAGCCCATAAATCCATTAATCTAAAAGTAAAATCACATGTCCCAGGACCCCACACCTATGTGTATAATCAACTTAAACTAGTCTTTTTAAATATGCAAACTCTAATATAATATTACATATATACACCGCTGACTTGCTAATTGAACAAAAGAAACGAAACGAAGTAAATAAGACTCACTTCATCATCAACTATTATATGATAATAATAATTATGTACTCTAAACTTAGTAAATGCTCTAATCATTTAAAACAAACTCTAAAGTATGATAACATTTATGAGATATGGTGCTCAAATGACTCTggacaaaatattttcaaaagctcaaaatgcACCAAAGGACTCAAGTTGCTTCACTTGCATTAATTCTTGATCAAGAATTTCAGTACATTAAAGGAATTACCTGGATAGCAGAAAAAATGTCAGAAATAAATGAACTAAAAATCAACAGCAGTGACAAAAACAAATggcaaagggaaagcagcaaacaacagaaaaataacccagaaaactcaacaagGATGTTTGAAACTAGTAGCTAACAACTTCATGAATTGCTTAAAGGATCCTTCTATTTTTTTCCCAAGGTTTTTGCACTCCAAGAAACAACTCGCCAAGCTCAAAATTTTCAGCTTACTATTTGCTATTTAGTTCTTGATTTTTCTCtctcaaaattatatttttaggGTGTAAAAACTGTCCAACAAATGTGTGATCACCCCCTTTAAAATGAGGAAAGGGCAACCCTTAAATAGGCAAAGAAAAGCCAactttttggacagattttggttcaccaaaagtCTGCCCGACAAGGATTGACATTGTGTGCTAAACACTGctcaaaatctgtccaaaaggtGAAAGGGAATCTACTATgtcagaagcaaggagaaaaaatgTCATTTCAGCCACCGTACTAGTAAAAGTAGGCTACTAGTACCCTATTTTGCGATAAAATAAtataaacttcagattttaacaacaacaaatatCATACCACTTGCTCAAAAACAAATAACTAGAAACCATTTAACTGATTGAACTATTAACCAACAAGGAGAAAGAGAACTTCAAGATAGAAACCAAgcaagaaacaagtattaacctATGAAGTACTTAAAACTAATCTGCTTGAACCAAAATGAACATTAGAAATACTAACCTAAAATCAGAACTAAACGACATAAAGCAAAGCAAAAATATGTCAACAATGACACAAACTAACATATTCAATTAAGCTAaacaaacaacagcaacaacaaaaatCAGAGAATAGATTAAGAGCTAAATGAAATGATCACTAAACAGAATTATAACAAAACTACAAACAAAGGACAGGAAACAGAAAATCAAAACATGGAGGAAAGCATTAAGGTTCGAGTTTTTCCAAATTTGAGTGTTCGAATAGTGGTGGCGTAGTGACGATTGGGCAATGGTACGACTTCGAGCATGCTTCTATTGTTGATATTCTCGAAACCAAAAACTCCGGCGAATCTGAGTCCGGTTTCAATGATACCAACGACACAACCTTGCTCGAGGCCAGTTTGAGAAGAGAAACGAGAGGTAGTGGTGGTTGAGGGACAGTAGTGACGGTGGCAGACCGGTAGTGGCAGCGACAGATCGGCAGTGGGGGTGGTTGCCAGTGGTGGTGAGGCTTTTTTGAGGTTTTGAGTTGAAGATATGGAACGACGGGGAGAAAAGGAGGCCGGTGGTGTAAAATTTTTGGAGTTTGGGGTGGTGGGCGGCGGCTAGGTTTTCAGTTAAGCATAGATCTACGGAGATTGAGAAGGGTTATGGGGTTTTGGGGTTCGTATTCATGGATAGGAGGTTGAGCGAAAGAAGTGGTGAAATTTTGGGGTGGATTGAAAATTGGTCGCCGTCGGTGGGCGATTTCCGGTGGCGGCACTGGGCAGCGGAGATGAGAAGGTgaagagagaggaagaagaagagagaatagGGAAAAAATGGGGGCCAAATTTCTGATTATGGGGCCTTATATACATGGGGTGGAGAGTGAATTAGAACCCTTAGATAAAGGTGGTATGAACGGATGGGATTTAATCTCACCTCACttatcaaaacgacgtagtttcaaaacaaaactacgtcgttttgagcTCTTTCTTGGCCAACCAACTAATGGACCGGGTATGGCCGAATTGGACCAATTTTGgcacaattttaattaaaatatactaGCCCAACCCTTTTTCCCTCTAAtgaattaattaaactaaaattctaattCTTAAATCTCcaaacacacaaaaaaataattattcaaaactacaatgtaaaagaaagaacaaaaattaggcatttacaactgcccctctttgctcgagaacatgaagagttttcgtgcaaagatagtGAATGCCATGACTAACTTTTGCTCACCTTTCACTCTAAtgaaagagtttttgaaaaaggggtgaccgaaccttgcttccgaggttgcctacatatctttggttgtaatcaggtcagtgtagttctaaaaagatttggtagctgggactaccagacaCCGGAGTTAAAACTGATGTTGCTACTGATGTTGCTGTTATTCTTACTGTTACTGCTtcttacatcaaaagaaaaagagaagagcaaTACATATGTCTGTAAACTAAgagtacaaaattcctatctacgTGTCTTCTGGAGTCAattcttgattcttgacttactCTCTTGTGTTGACCTTAGACTGGATCTTGATTCTCTTTAAAGAAGAGATTATGACTCAATCTCGATTGCTTGCTTTCTGgatcaaaattttgagaaaatgaaactTGAGAAGTTGTGTTGCCGACACGTTGTCAAAGTTAAACCCAAACTATCCTGTGATCGTCCTTCTGATGATAACTGAAACTGCAAGCTTCGATCGTCATAACCTGTGCTCTGCGGCGAGCCtacaaagccatcaaagacaaacaaaaatgaagaaaattttctgccccagtctagcactaggaaaattttgtgagttattagagaaatctgtaaattatctaatttattgaaaAGGCAGACAAAATAGTAGTATAAACTAGCTAAAAGAGATAAAATTTGTTAACGAATGATTGTGTAACTAGGGATCAGTACCCGTACTACTGaaggaaaatgtaaccaggggctgGCACCCTATCTTACTGGAAGGAAATAGAATCAAGTGTTAGCACCATGCATTATTGATAAAGTGTTGAATCCCTCTTGGTGAAAaagattctacctgagttaaattatattaaacaacctgagcgaagattacttctgcccgaaactatgagctggattcctctaggcgaaatggttctacctgagttaaactacgtaaaacaccctgagcaaaGAGTAATTCTACcctgaactatgagctggatccccctaggcgaaaggattctacctaagttaagctgcataaaacaccctgagcgaagagtacttctacccgaaaatatgagctggatacctctaggcgaaatggttctaccgagttaagctacgtaaaacaacctgagcgaagattacttctacccgaaactataagctggatcccccaaggcgaaaaggttctacctgagttaagctacgtaaaacatcctgagaaaagagtacttctacccgcaaatatgagctggatccccctatgtgaaaaaggttctacctgggttaagctaatgtaaaacaacctgagcgaagagtatttctacccgaaaatataagctggatccccctaggagaaaaggttctacatgggttaagctacataaaacaacctgagggaagagtacttctactcggaaatatgagttgcatcccctaggcgaaaagattctacctgagttaagctattaAAAaaacctaagcgaagagtacttctacccgaaatatgagctagatccccctaggcgaaacagttctacctgagttaagctgcgtaaaacaccctgagcgaaaaGTAATTCTACcctgaactatgagctggatccccctaggcgaaaggattctacctaagttaagctgcataaaacaccctgagcgaagagtacttctacccgaaaatatgagctggatacctctaggcgaaatggttctaccgagttaagctacgtaaaacaacctgagcgaagattacttctacccgaaactataagctggatcccccaaggcgaaaaggttctacctgagttaagctacgtaaaacatcctgagaaaagagtacttctacccgcaaatatgagctggatccccctatgtgaaaaaggttctacctgggttaagctaatgtaaaacaacctgagcgaagagtatttctacccgaaaatataagctggatccccctaggagaaaaggttctacatgggttaagctacataaaacaacctgagggaagagtacttctactcggaaatatgagttgcatcccctaggcgaaaagattctacctgagttaagctattaAAAaaacctaagcgaagagtacttctacccgaaatatgagctagatccccctaggcgaaacagttctacctgagttaagctgcgtaaaacaccctgagcgaaaaGTAATTCTACCTGGAatatgagctggattcccctaggtgaaatggttctacctgagttaagctacgtaaaacaccatgagcgaagagtacttctacccggaactatgatatggatccccctaggagaaaatattctacttgagttaagcttcaaaaataggaggtgtgaacaatagtgatgcatgctgaaaataaaagaaaaatggagattttaaggagcttacgtttggtgacattcgttcATTTAGGATCGACATTCTGCATTGCTTTGTTCCTgctttaaacaaagaaaaatttatgagttttcaaagtggtggttggtttgtggccttgatgccctgagtAGCTTGATGCACGGCCACTGCTGTCGAAGAACCGATTCTGTCAGCGTGGTATCGAGATGCTCTACCACTCTGTATCATTTTCTAGAGACCTTGGCTTTACAATGTTTCCCCAACTATTTCATACCCAGATGTCCATGGTACTGCTACCCTTGTCTCTAAGACAAggctatttttctttaaaatcaagcTCAGTTGTCTTGCACCCAGTATCAGTTTGTGTccgtagtgcttatcaacttttctcATGAAGCATGTCTTGCTTAGGCaaccttttcagtttctttgagacactttgttCGCCTTATCGAATGAGATCACAGATGGATTCGTGCCTTTGTTAATACCATATATGCCCCAAATTGTGCTCGACATTACGTGGAAACTGTAGCCAATTTTGCAGCCCTTTCTTTGCTTTGATTTTGATGCaggattagaccgaaagggacttaaaaaaaaattatgggtAAAAACAGAATAATAATTGGAAGCGAAAAAGAATTGTGCTTAAACAAAAGGTgcccctttcggggaaaggaataGGGCGACTTATTTGGAGGTACGTGCTGACtttaatgaatcatgacatgcattttggactggacgcctaaTCCAtctgagctgtctaattctcaaaatccgCCACAAACATTTATCTTGAATttgtcttggttgtgctcatgccggagaatcaaagaccctcattcggctagtagcgccctttgcAGGTTTTCACTAACTAACCTCTCTTATTTCTCTACTAaccgtcaccttatggtgcccatctgggtttttaccaataagactctcttatttctctgctcactgtcgccttatagtgcctgtacggattttcactgataagactctctcatttcttcttctttattttttttttgactaTGATACTGCATGAGGGAGGTTACCCAACGCCTTTGTCATGTGgacttcaaacattctcaaaaaaaaaatatcgaTTAGAAGTTCTTGAAAGGTAAAAGAGTGAAACCTTGagctgaattacaacttttggaaccgtTTTTACAGAAGAACCGtgaaataaaacaaacttctaCCCTAGTTTAGGAGTATAAGGAATATGGTTTTTTTTGTTCGGATGGGATCGAACCCAGGgtaaggttgcctacatatccttttggaatcagttcggacgtagttcaatgactcagagattttttttttacaagTACACAAGTTCCAAAAAGTGAGAAACAAGGAAGATAAATACGGCTCAAAGAATTAACAAAAAGGGTGACACCTATTTGGAATAGCGAGCAAATAATAGCCTTCGTCACTTTAATCTGAGAAAATCAATGCGTGAAAATTCTACAAtgggtatatatcagacataatatcttttgactgcatctgcgttaatagtcatgtctggtacccgtccttcttcatctaccaagtgcaaggccccttttggtaacactttcttgatgatgtaggtcCTTGCCAGTTCGGGGCGATCTTTTCTTTAGCTTCTACCtggtgtggaaggatgcgtttcaaaaCCAACTGGCCTGCCTCAAACTGCCTTGGGctcactttcttattgtaagcgcatgccattctttgctggtataactaGCCAAAACACAATGCTGCTAGCTGTTTTTCATCGATCAACATCAGTTGTTCtaatcgggttttgacccactcagtGTCTTCAATCTCTGATTTCACAATAATTCAGAGAGAGGGAATTTCGAT
Proteins encoded in this region:
- the LOC142176365 gene encoding uncharacterized protein LOC142176365, translated to MEIKYTMKDGYVAIPIYNDMSVRLYMEMKKKNLDITEYPLCITLKTVYSSAECSYSSSYLGGNLLATTSAGNLLATTSVGLQCQNIEEVHGTNIVEMMDNHVKEDKIEILKGNCIIDNPQYEEIAEDLYCLTCVDKSCKWSLRSSSLRKSNVFKVRRFNDVHTCPEMSRLFSQRHATSSAIAKMICNKYTNPKIIYTPTDIMSDMKQQYGINMSYIKAYRTKEKALELLRGIPRESYRKLPGHLYMINMTNPGFVTRLHKSEDGRFMYVFIALNASIIGWKYCYPIVVVDGTFLKSSHRGIMLTASVQDAADSENDASWEWFFEMFRQAFGERERMCIVLDRHASILRGASIVYPEVSHCVCIFHLWNNIKKQFKKNRDWLREVFFAMARAYKIEDFNRLMEDMDNIDKRVRGYLFQVGYKKWSIVHSTVNRSMVMTSNIAESLNARNREARELPIMSLLVYMMNLVMEWNNTNRMAAMSTFIDIGQKYHEVLKENSYLSQKMTVKPSTDYVYVVMDAEQRRNIVCMQKRECSCKRFQVDEIPCPHAMAVLDYTHMEAPKYCSAYYTKEYFKKTYEVPVNLLPDETTWDLPTEVLDNVVLPPIVKGKLGKPTKSRRKGLYEYLYTESVTCGLCGKQGHNRRTCRNAQDN